In the Cydia fagiglandana chromosome 5, ilCydFagi1.1, whole genome shotgun sequence genome, one interval contains:
- the LOC134664275 gene encoding centaurin-gamma-1A isoform X3 produces MSHYRNSAEIPIILVGTQDAISESSPRVVDDNRARKLSNELRRCSYYETCATYGLNVERVFQDACQKIVGSRLSASQQCLTGSRPVTPQPLANSPSHNHSTFLYKDSLPRGHHTLSASSHHLHRGASSFDASSNSSGISSTHVVEIHSTNGSDTSSRWGNSLGSHGSSSGLVSIATENNNVKFTQPHCLDNLQVKDKDLPTPSSTPTTSRKSRRRSNLFTPSKKGDDRLKNGELGSGRAIPLKQGYLYKKSSKALNKEWKKKYVTLCDDGRLTYHPSLHDYMEDVNGKEISLQYVTVKVPGQKPRGSKSIITTVPGYNGYSSLDLHDSIGGLSLGYKDKPVRVTDKALMSAFDTLKEPASSRQSLASEAEANGDKDTPHVKKRHRRMKSSGVKKDGDDDADGGASCEFTIVSLDGKRWRWEVGGASGAAAAAERDAWVCAVEAQILASLQGRTSRLPAPTGANSTGDVRATYYIRRVHGNDKCADCGANDPDWASLNLGVLICIECSGIHRNLGSHISRVRSLDLDEWPLGHVSVMVSMGNALANNIWEADLRGHIKPIASSSREEKERWIRLKYERRAFLSSTEVPTGVESLLTASSRGAVCSLARVLAAPAPRAPSPAERALALRAAAAAGQLPAAQLLIWHNGNPNYPDADGHTCVFYARAAANHLSGVPPHYPKNLQLLCPLHPNPPQPSDNSSNTSSNSSNKSNLKNPEPECNCIIFELLNAQSAANALVELLIGLQNNQYMNGYEGNGFSHGTLGRGSSLGGLGGNLSLTNGKCGSIV; encoded by the exons ATGTCACACTATCGAAACTCCGCCGAGATACCGATCATTTTGGTTGGAACACAAG ATGCCATAAGTGAAAGTAGTCCACGCGTCGTGGACGACAACCGCGCTCGCAAGCTGTCAAATGAACTGAGAAGATGTTCATACTACGAAACCTGCGCTACGTACGGATTGAATGTCGAGCGCGTGTTCCAAGATG CGTGTCAGAAGATCGTTGGTTCGAGGCTGTCGGCATCGCAGCAATGCCTGACGGGATCACGACCGGTGACGCCTCAGCCCCTGGCAAACTCTCCCAGTCACAATCATTCCACATTCCTCTATAAG GACTCTCTCCCGCGAGGCCACCACACCCTATCTGCCTCGTCCCACCACCTCCACCGAGGCGCCTCGTCGTTCGACGCCTCCTCAAACAGCAGCGGCATCTCGTCGACCCATGTGGTGGAGATCCACAGTACAAATGGGTCGGATACGTCTTCGCGGTGGGGGAATTCGCTTGGGAGCCACGGGTCGAGTTCTGGTCTCGTGTCGATTGCGACGGAGAATAATAATGTGAAGTTTACACAGCCGCACTGCTTAG ACAACCTCCAAGTGAAAGACAAAGACCTACCAACGCCATCGTCCACACCTACCACCTCCAGAAAATCACGAAGAAGATCGAACTTATTCACACCGTCAAAGAAAGGAGACGACCGACTAAAGAACGGAGAGCTAGGCTCCGGTCGGGCGATACCCTTAAAACAGGGGTATTTGTATAAGAAGAGTAGTAAAGCCCTCAATAAGGAGTGGAAGAAGAAATATGTGACGCTCTGCGATGATGGGAGATTGACTTATCATCCTAGTTTACAT GATTACATGGAGGATGTGAACGGCAAGGAGATCTCCCTACAATACGTGACAGTGAAGGTGCCCGGACAGAAGCCGAGAGGCTCCAAGTCCATCATCACAACCGTGCCAGGCTACAATGGGTACAGCAGTCTGGATCTGCATGACAGCATCGGGGGACTGAGTCTTG GATACAAAGACAAGCCAGTCCGCGTGACTGACAAGGCGTTGATGTCAGCGTTCGACACGCTGAAAGAGCCTGCGTCGTCGCGGCAATCTCTCGCTTCAGAGGCTGAGGCTAATGGCGATAAAGATACGCCGCATGTCAAGAAACGACATAGGCGGATGAAGAGCAGCGGCGTGAAAAAGGATGGGGATGATG ATGCCGACGGCGGCGCTTCATGCGAGTTCACAATAGTGTCGCTGGACGGCAAGAGATGGCGCTGGGAAGTAGGTGGCGCTAGCGGCGCGGCAGCCGCGGCTGAGAGAGATGCGTGGGTGTGCGCCGTAGAGGCACAGATACTGGCTTCTTTACAAGGAAGG ACGTCCCGATTACCAGCGCCGACGGGCGCCAACTCCACAGGCGATGTTCGCGCCACGTACTACATTCGGCGGGTCCACGGCAACGATAAATGTGCAGATTGTGGGGCTAACG ACCCTGACTGGGCGAGCTTGAACCTGGGAGTGTTAATCTGCATCGAGTGCTCGGGCATACACCGAAATCTCGGCTCGCACATCTCACGCGTGCGATCACTAGACCTGGACGAGTGGCC ATTGGGTCACGTGAGTGTCATGGTGTCTATGGGCAATGCGCTGGCCAACAACATTTGGGAGGCGGACCTACGAGGGCATATAAAACCTATCGCGTCTTCTAGTCGGGAGGAGAAAGAAAG GTGGATCCGTCTAAAATACGAGCGGCGGGCGTTCCTGTCGTCCACCGAGGTGCCGACCGGAGTGGAGTCCCTCCTCACGGCCTCCTCGCGCGGCGCCGTGTGCTCGCTGGCGCGCGTGCtggccgcgccggcgccgcgcgcgcCCTCGCCCGCCGAGCGCGCGCTCGCGCTGCGCGCCGCGGCGGCTGCGGGACAGCTACCTGCCGCACAACTGCTCATATGG CACAACGGCAACCCGAACTACCCCGACGCGGACGGGCACACATGCGTGTTCtacgcgcgcgccgccgccaacCACCTCTCCGGCGTACCCCCCCACTACCCCAAGAACCTCCAGCTCCTCTGCCCCCTCCACCCCAACCCCCCCCAACCCTCCGACAACTCCTCCAACACCAGCTCCAACTCCTCAAATAAAAGCAACTTGAAAAATCCCGAACCGGAATGCAATTGTATTATCTTCGAGTTGCTTAATGCTCAGAGCGCGGCGAATGCTCTAGTCGAACTTCTGatcggtttacaaaataatCAGTACATGAATGGTTATGAAGGGAATGGGTTCAGCCACGGGACGCTAGGCAGGGGGTCTTCGCTCGGGGGCTTAGGGGGTAATCTGTCCTTGACCAACGGAAAGTGTGGAagtattgtttaa
- the LOC134664275 gene encoding centaurin-gamma-1A isoform X4, whose amino-acid sequence MDKTLIFKSNMSPIASLRRRSSCYNIQRAEERDRRKSAKFESCQKIVGSRLSASQQCLTGSRPVTPQPLANSPSHNHSTFLYKDSLPRGHHTLSASSHHLHRGASSFDASSNSSGISSTHVVEIHSTNGSDTSSRWGNSLGSHGSSSGLVSIATENNNVKFTQPHCLDNLQVKDKDLPTPSSTPTTSRKSRRRSNLFTPSKKGDDRLKNGELGSGRAIPLKQGYLYKKSSKALNKEWKKKYVTLCDDGRLTYHPSLHDYMEDVNGKEISLQYVTVKVPGQKPRGSKSIITTVPGYNGYSSLDLHDSIGGLSLGYKDKPVRVTDKALMSAFDTLKEPASSRQSLASEAEANGDKDTPHVKKRHRRMKSSGVKKDGDDDADGGASCEFTIVSLDGKRWRWEVGGASGAAAAAERDAWVCAVEAQILASLQGRTSRLPAPTGANSTGDVRATYYIRRVHGNDKCADCGANDPDWASLNLGVLICIECSGIHRNLGSHISRVRSLDLDEWPLGHVSVMVSMGNALANNIWEADLRGHIKPIASSSREEKERWIRLKYERRAFLSSTEVPTGVESLLTASSRGAVCSLARVLAAPAPRAPSPAERALALRAAAAAGQLPAAQLLIWHNGNPNYPDADGHTCVFYARAAANHLSGVPPHYPKNLQLLCPLHPNPPQPSDNSSNTSSNSSNKSNLKNPEPECNCIIFELLNAQSAANALVELLIGLQNNQYMNGYEGNGFSHGTLGRGSSLGGLGGNLSLTNGKCGSIV is encoded by the exons ATGGATAAAACGCTCATTTTCAAATCGAACATGTCGCCGATAGCGAGCCTGCGGCGTCGGAGCTCGTGCTACAACATTCAAAGAGCTGAGGAGCGTGATCGTAGGAAATCGGCAAAATTCGAAT CGTGTCAGAAGATCGTTGGTTCGAGGCTGTCGGCATCGCAGCAATGCCTGACGGGATCACGACCGGTGACGCCTCAGCCCCTGGCAAACTCTCCCAGTCACAATCATTCCACATTCCTCTATAAG GACTCTCTCCCGCGAGGCCACCACACCCTATCTGCCTCGTCCCACCACCTCCACCGAGGCGCCTCGTCGTTCGACGCCTCCTCAAACAGCAGCGGCATCTCGTCGACCCATGTGGTGGAGATCCACAGTACAAATGGGTCGGATACGTCTTCGCGGTGGGGGAATTCGCTTGGGAGCCACGGGTCGAGTTCTGGTCTCGTGTCGATTGCGACGGAGAATAATAATGTGAAGTTTACACAGCCGCACTGCTTAG ACAACCTCCAAGTGAAAGACAAAGACCTACCAACGCCATCGTCCACACCTACCACCTCCAGAAAATCACGAAGAAGATCGAACTTATTCACACCGTCAAAGAAAGGAGACGACCGACTAAAGAACGGAGAGCTAGGCTCCGGTCGGGCGATACCCTTAAAACAGGGGTATTTGTATAAGAAGAGTAGTAAAGCCCTCAATAAGGAGTGGAAGAAGAAATATGTGACGCTCTGCGATGATGGGAGATTGACTTATCATCCTAGTTTACAT GATTACATGGAGGATGTGAACGGCAAGGAGATCTCCCTACAATACGTGACAGTGAAGGTGCCCGGACAGAAGCCGAGAGGCTCCAAGTCCATCATCACAACCGTGCCAGGCTACAATGGGTACAGCAGTCTGGATCTGCATGACAGCATCGGGGGACTGAGTCTTG GATACAAAGACAAGCCAGTCCGCGTGACTGACAAGGCGTTGATGTCAGCGTTCGACACGCTGAAAGAGCCTGCGTCGTCGCGGCAATCTCTCGCTTCAGAGGCTGAGGCTAATGGCGATAAAGATACGCCGCATGTCAAGAAACGACATAGGCGGATGAAGAGCAGCGGCGTGAAAAAGGATGGGGATGATG ATGCCGACGGCGGCGCTTCATGCGAGTTCACAATAGTGTCGCTGGACGGCAAGAGATGGCGCTGGGAAGTAGGTGGCGCTAGCGGCGCGGCAGCCGCGGCTGAGAGAGATGCGTGGGTGTGCGCCGTAGAGGCACAGATACTGGCTTCTTTACAAGGAAGG ACGTCCCGATTACCAGCGCCGACGGGCGCCAACTCCACAGGCGATGTTCGCGCCACGTACTACATTCGGCGGGTCCACGGCAACGATAAATGTGCAGATTGTGGGGCTAACG ACCCTGACTGGGCGAGCTTGAACCTGGGAGTGTTAATCTGCATCGAGTGCTCGGGCATACACCGAAATCTCGGCTCGCACATCTCACGCGTGCGATCACTAGACCTGGACGAGTGGCC ATTGGGTCACGTGAGTGTCATGGTGTCTATGGGCAATGCGCTGGCCAACAACATTTGGGAGGCGGACCTACGAGGGCATATAAAACCTATCGCGTCTTCTAGTCGGGAGGAGAAAGAAAG GTGGATCCGTCTAAAATACGAGCGGCGGGCGTTCCTGTCGTCCACCGAGGTGCCGACCGGAGTGGAGTCCCTCCTCACGGCCTCCTCGCGCGGCGCCGTGTGCTCGCTGGCGCGCGTGCtggccgcgccggcgccgcgcgcgcCCTCGCCCGCCGAGCGCGCGCTCGCGCTGCGCGCCGCGGCGGCTGCGGGACAGCTACCTGCCGCACAACTGCTCATATGG CACAACGGCAACCCGAACTACCCCGACGCGGACGGGCACACATGCGTGTTCtacgcgcgcgccgccgccaacCACCTCTCCGGCGTACCCCCCCACTACCCCAAGAACCTCCAGCTCCTCTGCCCCCTCCACCCCAACCCCCCCCAACCCTCCGACAACTCCTCCAACACCAGCTCCAACTCCTCAAATAAAAGCAACTTGAAAAATCCCGAACCGGAATGCAATTGTATTATCTTCGAGTTGCTTAATGCTCAGAGCGCGGCGAATGCTCTAGTCGAACTTCTGatcggtttacaaaataatCAGTACATGAATGGTTATGAAGGGAATGGGTTCAGCCACGGGACGCTAGGCAGGGGGTCTTCGCTCGGGGGCTTAGGGGGTAATCTGTCCTTGACCAACGGAAAGTGTGGAagtattgtttaa